One part of the Corynebacterium aurimucosum ATCC 700975 genome encodes these proteins:
- a CDS encoding L-lactate dehydrogenase — MGNHVGNKVVLIGAGDVGVAYAYALVNQGTVDHLAIIDIDEKKLEGNVMDLNHGVVWAPSRTRVTKGTYEDCKDASMVVICAGAAQKPGETRLQLVDKNVKIMNSIVADVMKNDFDGIFLVASNPVDLLTYAVWKASGFPHERVIGSGTVLDSARYRYMLSEMDDVAPTSVHAYIIGEHGDSELPVVSSANIAGVSLSHRSEKDPGYNERIEKIFEDTRDAAYHIIDAKGSTSYGIGMALARITRAVIQNQAVALPVSAYLQGEYGHEDVFIGTPAIVDRSGVNRVIELALDEHEKERFENSFNTLNTIKEEIFG, encoded by the coding sequence ATGGGAAATCATGTTGGAAACAAAGTAGTACTCATCGGCGCTGGCGATGTTGGAGTTGCTTACGCCTACGCTCTGGTCAACCAGGGCACTGTTGATCACCTGGCCATCATCGACATCGACGAAAAGAAGCTCGAAGGCAACGTCATGGACCTCAACCATGGTGTCGTCTGGGCCCCGTCCCGCACTCGCGTGACCAAGGGTACCTACGAAGACTGCAAGGACGCCTCCATGGTCGTCATCTGCGCCGGTGCCGCACAGAAGCCCGGCGAGACCCGCCTGCAGCTCGTGGATAAGAACGTCAAGATCATGAACTCCATCGTGGCGGACGTCATGAAGAATGACTTCGACGGCATCTTCTTGGTCGCCTCCAACCCGGTGGACCTGCTGACCTACGCAGTGTGGAAGGCCTCCGGCTTCCCGCACGAGCGCGTCATCGGCTCCGGCACCGTCCTGGACTCGGCCCGCTACCGCTACATGCTCTCTGAGATGGATGACGTGGCTCCGACCTCCGTCCACGCCTACATCATCGGCGAGCACGGCGATTCCGAGCTGCCGGTTGTCTCCTCCGCCAACATCGCAGGTGTCTCCCTGTCCCACCGTTCTGAGAAGGACCCGGGCTACAACGAGCGCATCGAGAAGATCTTCGAGGACACCCGGGACGCCGCCTACCACATCATCGACGCTAAGGGCTCCACCTCCTACGGCATCGGCATGGCCCTGGCCCGCATCACCCGCGCGGTCATCCAGAACCAGGCCGTCGCCCTTCCGGTCTCTGCTTACCTGCAGGGCGAGTACGGCCACGAGGATGTCTTCATCGGCACCCCGGCCATCGTTGACCGCTCCGGCGTTAACCGCGTTATCGAGCTGGCCCTCGATGAGCACGAGAAGGAGCGCTTCGAGAACTCCTTCAACACTCTCAACACCATCAAGGAAGAAATCTTCGGCTAG
- a CDS encoding alpha/beta-hydrolase family protein, with amino-acid sequence MASMRQLARRIALRTARTGLQAAIFSLELISDLTPGMRMTGRRRLPQNMWPGLFGAEVATWAAVSPSLLPRPWWVTAANVAIGQGAGHLAATTAAFAAKRALHHAGRRPQDRVGPTTRRFSYYLLGLGTFIAGIRSLRNQTEQARLVGKLNDRGPQSAALGMVAGTAGYGALLIVGEAAQLTVTQLSLQVQRWLPRWIAWPLAGGAVGFAAAVASDRMVWRRLLRKATIQGLALNKLVYPGSVMPWEPERSGSPWSHEQWTAVGSQGRVFLDRGPRAQDIKEVMHFDRAREPIRIYIGLIRGRGPHAAARHAVAEMDRTGAFHRDTIVLQMPSGSGWINNYSVSGYEFLTRGNCATVALQFDYLPSMFSYLVDKNLSRTFARELIAAVHARLELLPEDNRPKLYLSGESLGCYAIVENYETVEELLAACDGAVFTGPPRMTSFMRRLHRERGSLERLPLVDGGRHLRFAAVPAHMEHDAFGEPYGPWERPRVAVGQHASDAIVWWDSKLIYARPNWIHEPTPQTLYADTFKNLRWHPFITFWQVALDQINSLNVPGGHGHNYFEETFWYWDSVLGSQTRTQLTPELAERMRDFVERDQLNKPSDFRTHVRKQL; translated from the coding sequence ATGGCCAGCATGCGTCAACTTGCGCGCCGCATCGCCCTCAGGACCGCCCGCACGGGACTTCAGGCTGCCATCTTTTCGCTGGAGCTCATCAGCGATCTCACCCCCGGCATGCGCATGACCGGCAGGCGGCGCCTGCCCCAAAATATGTGGCCCGGGCTCTTCGGCGCCGAAGTCGCGACCTGGGCAGCTGTCTCCCCGTCGCTCTTGCCACGCCCGTGGTGGGTTACCGCTGCCAACGTGGCCATCGGCCAAGGCGCGGGACACCTCGCCGCCACCACCGCGGCTTTCGCGGCCAAGCGCGCGCTACACCACGCTGGCCGGCGCCCCCAGGACCGCGTCGGCCCTACCACTCGGCGCTTTTCCTACTACCTACTGGGGCTCGGAACCTTCATCGCGGGCATACGCTCCCTGCGCAACCAAACGGAGCAGGCCCGCCTCGTGGGCAAGCTCAATGACCGCGGCCCGCAATCCGCCGCACTAGGCATGGTGGCGGGCACCGCCGGCTACGGCGCTTTGCTCATCGTGGGGGAGGCAGCCCAGCTCACCGTCACCCAGCTTTCCCTCCAGGTCCAGCGCTGGCTGCCCCGGTGGATTGCCTGGCCCCTAGCCGGCGGCGCGGTGGGCTTCGCCGCGGCTGTGGCCAGCGACCGCATGGTCTGGCGCCGGCTGCTCCGCAAGGCCACTATCCAGGGCCTTGCCCTCAACAAGCTCGTCTATCCGGGCTCCGTCATGCCCTGGGAGCCGGAGCGCTCTGGCAGTCCATGGTCCCACGAGCAATGGACGGCTGTCGGCTCTCAAGGCCGGGTTTTTCTCGACCGCGGCCCCCGCGCCCAGGACATCAAAGAGGTCATGCACTTTGACCGAGCACGCGAACCAATACGCATTTACATCGGCCTCATCCGCGGCCGCGGTCCGCACGCCGCTGCCCGCCACGCGGTGGCGGAGATGGACCGCACGGGGGCCTTCCACCGCGACACCATCGTGCTGCAGATGCCCTCCGGCTCAGGCTGGATCAATAATTATTCGGTCAGTGGCTATGAATTCCTCACGCGCGGCAACTGCGCCACCGTGGCCTTGCAATTCGACTACCTGCCCTCCATGTTTTCTTACCTGGTGGATAAGAACCTCTCCCGCACTTTTGCGCGCGAGCTCATTGCCGCCGTTCACGCCCGCCTCGAGCTCTTGCCCGAGGACAACCGCCCCAAGCTGTACTTAAGCGGCGAATCCCTGGGCTGCTATGCCATCGTGGAAAACTACGAGACGGTCGAAGAGTTGCTGGCGGCGTGCGATGGTGCGGTATTCACTGGGCCGCCCCGGATGACCAGTTTCATGCGGCGCCTGCACCGCGAACGCGGTTCCTTGGAGCGCTTGCCGCTTGTCGACGGCGGCCGGCACCTCCGCTTCGCCGCAGTCCCCGCCCACATGGAACACGATGCTTTCGGCGAACCCTACGGTCCCTGGGAACGCCCGCGGGTGGCGGTGGGACAGCACGCCTCCGATGCCATCGTGTGGTGGGATAGCAAGCTCATTTATGCTCGTCCCAACTGGATCCACGAGCCGACCCCGCAGACCTTGTACGCAGATACTTTTAAAAACCTGCGCTGGCACCCGTTCATCACCTTCTGGCAGGTAGCACTGGACCAGATCAACTCGCTCAACGTGCCGGGCGGCCACGGGCATAACTACTTCGAGGAAACCTTCTGGTACTGGGATTCCGTCCTCGGCTCCCAAACGCGCACCCAGCTCACTCCGGAGCTAGCTGAGCGCATGCGGGATTTTGTGGAGCGCGACCAGCTCAATAAACCTTCTGACTTCCGCACGCACGTGCGCAAACAGCTCTAG
- the msrA gene encoding peptide-methionine (S)-S-oxide reductase MsrA, translating to MFLFTPEPKLVAAEDALPGRAEPVLDNPQPHAVLGTPITGPWKEGQKSLIIAIGCFWGAEKMFWETEGVESTSVGYAGGTTPNPTYYEVCRGLTNHAEAVQITYDPQRVSLRDLVVKALEAHDPTQGFRQGNDVGTQYRSAFYPETEEEREVIQQLVDSYAGKLADAGFGATTTEVTLLSETDSGEYYLAEDEHQQYLHKVPNGYCPHHSTGVKCG from the coding sequence ATGTTTCTTTTCACACCAGAACCCAAGCTGGTGGCGGCGGAGGACGCCCTTCCCGGGCGCGCCGAGCCCGTCCTGGACAACCCACAGCCCCACGCGGTGCTAGGCACTCCGATTACTGGACCGTGGAAGGAAGGACAGAAATCCCTCATCATCGCCATCGGTTGTTTCTGGGGGGCCGAGAAGATGTTCTGGGAGACCGAAGGCGTGGAGTCCACGTCCGTGGGCTATGCGGGAGGAACCACGCCGAACCCCACGTACTACGAGGTGTGCCGTGGGCTGACCAACCACGCGGAGGCGGTGCAGATTACCTATGATCCGCAGCGCGTGAGCCTGCGCGACCTTGTGGTCAAGGCCTTGGAAGCTCACGATCCGACTCAAGGATTCCGCCAGGGCAACGACGTGGGTACGCAGTACCGCTCGGCCTTTTATCCAGAGACTGAGGAGGAACGCGAGGTGATCCAGCAGCTTGTGGATTCCTACGCAGGCAAGCTTGCCGACGCCGGCTTCGGCGCCACCACCACCGAAGTCACCCTCCTCAGCGAGACGGACTCGGGGGAGTATTACCTGGCCGAGGACGAGCACCAGCAGTACCTGCACAAGGTGCCCAACGGTTACTGCCCGCACCACAGCACCGGCGTCAAGTGTGGCTAG
- a CDS encoding superoxide dismutase, translated as MAVYELPELDYAYDALEPHISAEIMELHHSKHHAGYVAGANAALEALEEQRNGEANADAIRALSKNLAFNLGGHTNHSIFWKNLSPNGGGEPTGELAEAINRDFGSFEKFKAHFSAIATGLQGSGWAVLGYDHVAGRLIIEQLTDQQGNISVNFTPLLMLDMWEHAFYLQYKNVKADYVKAVWNVFNWDDVAERYAAATK; from the coding sequence ATGGCTGTTTACGAACTTCCGGAACTCGACTACGCATACGACGCTCTGGAGCCGCACATCTCCGCTGAGATCATGGAGCTGCACCACTCCAAGCACCACGCTGGCTACGTTGCTGGCGCTAACGCTGCGCTCGAGGCCCTGGAGGAGCAGCGCAACGGCGAGGCTAACGCTGACGCTATCCGCGCTCTGTCCAAGAACCTTGCCTTCAACCTGGGTGGCCACACCAACCACTCCATCTTCTGGAAGAACCTCTCCCCGAACGGCGGCGGCGAGCCCACCGGCGAGTTGGCTGAGGCTATTAACCGCGACTTCGGTTCCTTCGAGAAGTTCAAGGCTCACTTCTCCGCCATTGCTACCGGCCTGCAGGGCTCCGGTTGGGCAGTTCTGGGCTACGACCACGTTGCTGGCCGCCTGATTATTGAGCAGCTCACCGATCAGCAGGGCAACATCTCCGTGAACTTCACCCCGCTGCTGATGCTGGATATGTGGGAGCACGCCTTCTACCTCCAGTACAAGAACGTGAAGGCTGATTACGTCAAGGCTGTCTGGAACGTCTTCAACTGGGATGACGTTGCTGAGCGTTACGCAGCTGCCACCAAATAA
- a CDS encoding carbon starvation protein A, with product MNSLLLVFIGLAMMLAGYLLYSRFLASKVYQLSEGFSTPSHTMEDGVDYVPTNKYVLWGHHFTSVAGAAPIIGPAVAVIWGWLPAFLWVTLGTVFFAGMHDLGALWASQRHRGQSIGTLSGRYIGARGRALFLVVIFLLLLMVNAAFAVVISNLLISTPTAVIPTWGAILVALLIGQAIYRFRWNLTIVSIVGVAALYALMILGDRVPLALPETVLGIPDRGVWIILLFVYAFIASLLPVWVLLQPRDYINGLQLFVGLIILYGSFLVTRPEVVAPTVSDHVPDNTPGIFPLLFVTIACGAVSGFHGVVSSGTSSKQLDKETDARFVGYFGAVGEGLLALGTIVATTSGFKTAADWEAVYNEWNAGGVEAFVQGGGALMNEGLGIPTSLSATILATMAVLFAATTMDSGVRLQRMVVSEAAELMGIKLSGLVATIIAVGCALGLTFSTGVDGSGGMLIWPLFGTTNQLMAGLTLAIIVVILTQLRRPTWPVLLPLVFVTAMSLWAAVLQLKTLFQAGNWLLLVIDGVIIIAAIWVIAEAIAAISRARTAPQVVWNDEDIEPPLPVNAR from the coding sequence GTGAACTCACTACTTCTCGTCTTTATCGGACTCGCCATGATGCTGGCGGGGTACTTGCTGTACTCGCGCTTCCTCGCATCGAAGGTGTACCAACTCTCCGAGGGTTTCTCCACGCCCTCCCACACCATGGAAGATGGCGTCGACTACGTCCCCACCAACAAGTACGTGCTGTGGGGCCACCACTTCACCTCGGTTGCGGGCGCGGCTCCCATCATCGGCCCCGCCGTCGCCGTGATTTGGGGCTGGCTACCGGCCTTCCTCTGGGTCACGCTGGGCACGGTCTTCTTCGCCGGAATGCATGACTTGGGCGCGCTGTGGGCTTCCCAGCGCCACCGCGGGCAGTCCATCGGTACCCTCTCCGGGCGGTATATCGGCGCCCGCGGGCGTGCGCTCTTCCTCGTCGTGATCTTCTTGCTGCTGCTCATGGTCAACGCGGCCTTCGCCGTGGTCATCTCCAACCTGCTGATTTCCACGCCCACCGCCGTCATCCCCACCTGGGGCGCTATCCTCGTCGCTTTGCTGATCGGCCAAGCTATTTACCGCTTCCGGTGGAACCTGACCATCGTCTCCATCGTGGGCGTCGCCGCGCTCTACGCGCTAATGATCCTCGGTGACCGCGTCCCGCTGGCACTGCCGGAAACCGTCCTGGGTATCCCGGACCGCGGCGTGTGGATCATCCTGCTCTTCGTCTACGCCTTCATCGCCTCCTTGCTGCCGGTGTGGGTCCTGTTGCAGCCGCGTGACTACATCAACGGCCTGCAGCTCTTCGTCGGCCTCATCATCCTCTACGGCTCTTTCCTCGTCACCCGCCCCGAGGTTGTTGCACCGACCGTGTCGGATCACGTCCCCGACAACACACCAGGCATCTTCCCGCTGCTCTTCGTCACCATCGCCTGCGGCGCCGTTTCCGGATTCCACGGCGTGGTGAGCTCCGGTACCTCTTCCAAGCAGCTGGATAAGGAAACCGACGCCCGCTTCGTCGGCTATTTTGGCGCAGTGGGCGAGGGCCTCCTAGCACTGGGCACCATCGTGGCCACCACATCTGGTTTCAAGACCGCCGCCGATTGGGAGGCCGTCTACAACGAGTGGAACGCCGGCGGCGTCGAGGCCTTCGTGCAGGGCGGCGGAGCCCTCATGAACGAAGGTTTGGGCATCCCTACTTCGCTCTCCGCCACCATCCTGGCCACCATGGCCGTTCTCTTTGCCGCGACGACGATGGACTCCGGCGTGCGCCTGCAGCGCATGGTGGTCTCCGAGGCAGCCGAGCTCATGGGTATCAAGCTCAGCGGACTGGTTGCCACCATCATCGCTGTCGGCTGCGCTTTGGGCCTGACCTTCTCCACCGGTGTCGACGGCTCCGGCGGTATGCTCATCTGGCCACTCTTCGGTACCACCAACCAGCTCATGGCGGGCCTGACGCTGGCTATCATCGTGGTCATCCTGACCCAGCTGCGCCGCCCGACATGGCCAGTGCTGCTCCCGCTGGTTTTCGTTACCGCCATGTCCCTGTGGGCAGCGGTGCTGCAGCTCAAGACGCTGTTCCAGGCCGGGAACTGGCTCCTGTTGGTTATCGATGGCGTCATCATCATCGCCGCTATCTGGGTCATCGCCGAGGCCATCGCCGCCATCTCCCGCGCGCGCACGGCCCCGCAGGTGGTATGGAATGACGAAGACATCGAGCCTCCCCTGCCAGTCAATGCTCGATAA
- a CDS encoding cory-CC-star protein yields the protein MLDKLKAFGRGLDEFYSAPYRRSFAKAQQEEDDLFMLLVLSEALGLPNPASYYTLELLPLMYEDFHAWHTRMGMERSPLNGISCC from the coding sequence ATGCTCGATAAACTGAAGGCCTTTGGGCGCGGTCTAGACGAGTTCTATTCCGCGCCCTATCGGCGCTCCTTTGCCAAGGCGCAGCAGGAGGAAGATGATCTTTTCATGCTGTTGGTCCTCTCGGAAGCTCTCGGGCTGCCGAATCCCGCCAGCTACTACACCTTGGAATTGCTGCCGCTGATGTATGAAGATTTCCACGCCTGGCACACGCGCATGGGCATGGAGCGCTCACCATTGAACGGAATCTCATGTTGTTAG
- a CDS encoding ArsA family ATPase, producing MLLAPIMFFGGKGGVGKTTLATATALRLAQEGKRVLLVSTDPAHNLGHIFGTTLGDVPTTIRPHLSVIEIDPARATEEHLEGVAKQMRRFMPERLHREVGRHVDLARHSPGTHEAAMLERIAQLVEEQQAGGEFEHIIFDTAPSGHTSRLMALPEIMAAYTDGLLARREKSDKFGAVVRGMTSAEKAVSASSQDPVDRRNQEIRSTLLKRRRRFERLRSELSDDATTSFFLVLTADRTPVLETAEFYAELSSHGVHCGGLLVNRRTPESTGGFLQQRRSSEDAALALLAEKLPGQPVHTLPWLPHEVSTPEALAALAAELPFGS from the coding sequence ATGTTGTTAGCCCCCATCATGTTCTTTGGCGGCAAGGGCGGGGTGGGTAAGACCACGCTGGCCACCGCCACCGCCCTGCGCCTGGCCCAGGAAGGCAAGCGTGTGCTGCTGGTATCTACGGACCCGGCGCACAACCTGGGGCACATCTTTGGCACCACGCTTGGCGACGTCCCCACTACCATCCGCCCCCACTTAAGCGTCATCGAGATCGACCCGGCGCGGGCAACGGAGGAGCACCTGGAGGGCGTCGCCAAGCAGATGCGTCGGTTCATGCCGGAGCGCCTCCACCGCGAGGTCGGCCGGCACGTGGACCTGGCCCGGCACTCGCCTGGCACACACGAGGCAGCGATGTTGGAGCGCATCGCGCAGCTCGTCGAAGAGCAGCAGGCTGGTGGGGAGTTTGAGCACATCATCTTCGATACCGCGCCCTCCGGCCACACCTCGCGACTCATGGCGCTGCCGGAAATCATGGCCGCGTATACCGATGGACTGCTGGCTCGGCGCGAGAAATCCGATAAGTTCGGCGCGGTGGTGCGCGGCATGACCTCGGCGGAGAAGGCCGTATCCGCCAGCTCGCAGGACCCGGTGGACCGCCGTAACCAGGAGATCCGCTCCACGCTGCTCAAGCGCCGCCGCCGCTTCGAACGTTTGCGCTCCGAACTTTCCGACGACGCCACCACGTCCTTCTTCCTCGTCCTCACCGCGGATCGCACCCCGGTGCTAGAGACCGCCGAGTTCTACGCGGAACTGAGTTCCCACGGCGTGCACTGCGGTGGACTGCTGGTCAACCGCCGCACTCCGGAAAGCACGGGAGGGTTTCTTCAACAGCGCCGCTCCTCGGAGGACGCGGCCCTCGCGCTGCTCGCTGAGAAGCTGCCGGGCCAGCCGGTGCACACCTTGCCTTGGCTGCCGCACGAGGTATCCACCCCCGAGGCGCTCGCCGCCCTGGCCGCCGAGCTTCCCTTCGGCAGCTAA